One genomic segment of Homo sapiens chromosome 14, GRCh38.p14 Primary Assembly includes these proteins:
- the KHNYN gene encoding protein KHNYN isoform 2 (isoform 2 is encoded by transcript variant 2) yields the protein MKPPAHWTGGLQPELQGSPAGWDSTEGWTWGDGEHGLGAAAMPTWGARPASPDRFAVSAEAENKVREQQPHVERIFSVGVSVLPKDCPDNPHIWLQLEGPKENASRAKEYLKGLCSPELQDEIHYPPKLHCIFLGAQGFFLDCLAWSTSAHLVPRAPGSLMISGLTEAFVMAQSRVEELAERLSWDFTPGPSSGASQCTGVLRDFSALLQSPGDAHREALLQLPLAVQEELLSLVQEASSGQGPGALASWEGRSSALLGAQCQGVRAPPSDGRESLDTGSMGPGDCRGARGDTYAVEKEGGKQGGPREMDWGWKELPGEEAWEREVALRPQSVGGGARESAPLKGKALGKEEIALGGGGFCVHREPPGAHGSCHRAAQSRGASLLQRLHNGNASPPRVPSPPPAPEPPWHCGDRGDCGDRGDVGDRGDKQQGMARGRGPQWKRGARGGNLVTGTQRFKEALQDPFTLCLANVPGQPDLRHIVIDGSNVAMVHGLQHYFSSRGIAIAVQYFWDRGHRDITVFVPQWRFSKDAKVRESHFLQKLYSLSLLSLTPSRVMDGKRISSYDDRFMVKLAEETDGIIVSNDQFRDLAEESEKWMAIIRERLLPFTFVGNLFMVPDDPLGRNGPTLDEFLKKPARTQGSSKAQHPSRGFAEHGKQQQGREEEKGSGGIRKTRETERLRRQLLEVFWGQDHKVDFILQREPYCRDINQLSEALLSLNF from the exons atgAAGCCGCCTGCCCACTGGACGGGAGGGCTGCAGCCAGAGCTTCAGGGCAGCCCTGCTGGATGGGACAGCACTGAGGGCTGGACCTGGGGGGATGGAGAAcatg GGCTGGGGGCAGCAGCCATGCCTACCTGGGGGGCCCGCCCCGCGTCCCCAGATCGCTTTGCGGTGTCTGCGGAGGCTGAGAACAAGGTTCGGGAACAGCAGCCCCATGTGGAGCGCATCTTCAGCGTGGGGGTGAGCGTCCTTCCGAAGGACTGTCCGGACAACCCCCACATCTGGCTGCAGCTGGAGGGCCCCAAGGAAAACGCCAGCAGAGCCAAG GAGTACCTGAAGGGCCTCTGCAGCCCAGAACTGCAGGATGAAATCCACTACCCGCCCAAACTGCACTGCATCTTTCTGGGAGCCCAGGGCTTCTTCCTTGACTGCCTGGCCTGGAGCACGTCAGCCCATCTGGTGCCCAGGGCGCCAGGCTCACTGATGATCAGTGGCCTGACTGAAGCCTTTGTCATGGCTCAGAGCCGGGTAGAAGAGCTGGCAGAGCGGCTGAGCTGGGACTTCACGCCAGGACCATCTTCCGGAGCCTCTCAGTGTACTGGAGTGCTGAGAGACTTCTCTGCCCTGCTGCAGTCCCCGGGGGATGCCCATAGAGAGGCTCTGTTGCAGTTGCCCCTGGCTGTCCAGGAGGAGCTGCTGAGTCTGGTGCAGGAGGCGTCTAGTGGGCAGGGGCCAGGAGCACTGGCTTCTTGGGAGGGGCGGAGCTCAGCCTTGCTGGGTGCTCAGTGCCAAGGAGTGAGAGCTCCCCCTAGTGACGGCAGGGAGTCCCTGGACACTGGATCTATGGGACCCGGAGATTGCAGGGGAGCAAGGGGAGACACTTACGCtgtggagaaggagggagggaaacaggGTGGTCCCAGGGAGATGGATTGGGGGTGGAAGGAGTTGCCTGGGGAAGAGGCGTGGGAGAGAGAAGTGGCCCTCAGGCCACAGTCAGTGGGTGGAGGGGCAAGGGAGTCAGCACCCCTGAAAGGGAAGgccctggggaaggaggagatAGCTCTGGGAGGAGGAGGGTTCTGTGTCCACCGTGAGCCTCCCGGTGCCCATGGCTCCTGTCACAGGGCAGCTCAGTCCCGAGGAGCCTCCCTCCTCCAGCGGCTCCACAATGGGAATGCCTCTCCTCCGAGGGTGCCCAGCCCTCCACCTGCACCGGAACCCCCATGGCACTGTGGAGACCGGGGTGACTGCGGAGACCGGGGAGACGTGGGGGACAGGGGAGACAAGCAGCAGGGCATGGCACGGGGTCGGGGGCCTCAATGGAAACGAGGCGCCCGAGGGGGCAACTTGGTGACTGGCACACAGCGTTTCAAGGAGGCCCTGCAGGATCCTTTCACCCTGTGCCTtgccaatgtgcctggccagCCAGACCTCCGCCATATTGTCATTGACGGCAGCAACGTGGCCATGGT GCATGGCCTCCAGCACTACTTCTCCAGCCGGGGCATTGCCATTGCTGTGCAGTACTTCTGGGACCGTGGTCACCGTGACATAACTGTCTTTGTGCCTCAGTGGCGCTTCAGTAAGGATGCCAAAGTCAGAG AGAGTCACTTCCTGCAAAAGCTGTATTCCCTCAGCCTGCTCTCCCTCACACCCTCACGAGTCATGGATGGCAAGAGGATCTCCTCCTATGATGACAG GTTCATGGTGAAGCTGGCTGAAGAGACAGATGGGATAATTGTCTCCAATGACCAGTTCCGGGACCTGGCGGAGGAGTCTGAGAAGTGGATGGCAATCATCAGAGAACG CCTGCTGCCCTTTACCTTTGTGGGAAACCTCTTCATGGTACCTGATGACCCACTGGGGCGAAACGGCCCCACCCTGGATGAATTTCTGAAGAAGCCAGCCAG GACACAGGGGTCTTCTAAGGCTCAGCATCCTTCCAGGGGCTTTGCAGAACATGGTAAACAGCAgcaggggagagaagaggaaaaaggtaGTGGTGGCATTCGGAAGACCCGGGAAACAGAGCGGCTCCGGCGGCAGCTGCTGGAGGTGTTTTGGGGTCAGGATCACAAAGTGGACTTCATCCTGCAGCGGGAGCCATACTGCCGGGACATCAACCAACTGTCTGAGGCCCTGCTCAGTCTTAACTTTTGA
- the KHNYN gene encoding protein KHNYN isoform 1 (isoform 1 is encoded by transcript variant 1), whose product MPTWGARPASPDRFAVSAEAENKVREQQPHVERIFSVGVSVLPKDCPDNPHIWLQLEGPKENASRAKEYLKGLCSPELQDEIHYPPKLHCIFLGAQGFFLDCLAWSTSAHLVPRAPGSLMISGLTEAFVMAQSRVEELAERLSWDFTPGPSSGASQCTGVLRDFSALLQSPGDAHREALLQLPLAVQEELLSLVQEASSGQGPGALASWEGRSSALLGAQCQGVRAPPSDGRESLDTGSMGPGDCRGARGDTYAVEKEGGKQGGPREMDWGWKELPGEEAWEREVALRPQSVGGGARESAPLKGKALGKEEIALGGGGFCVHREPPGAHGSCHRAAQSRGASLLQRLHNGNASPPRVPSPPPAPEPPWHCGDRGDCGDRGDVGDRGDKQQGMARGRGPQWKRGARGGNLVTGTQRFKEALQDPFTLCLANVPGQPDLRHIVIDGSNVAMVHGLQHYFSSRGIAIAVQYFWDRGHRDITVFVPQWRFSKDAKVRESHFLQKLYSLSLLSLTPSRVMDGKRISSYDDRFMVKLAEETDGIIVSNDQFRDLAEESEKWMAIIRERLLPFTFVGNLFMVPDDPLGRNGPTLDEFLKKPARTQGSSKAQHPSRGFAEHGKQQQGREEEKGSGGIRKTRETERLRRQLLEVFWGQDHKVDFILQREPYCRDINQLSEALLSLNF is encoded by the exons ATGCCTACCTGGGGGGCCCGCCCCGCGTCCCCAGATCGCTTTGCGGTGTCTGCGGAGGCTGAGAACAAGGTTCGGGAACAGCAGCCCCATGTGGAGCGCATCTTCAGCGTGGGGGTGAGCGTCCTTCCGAAGGACTGTCCGGACAACCCCCACATCTGGCTGCAGCTGGAGGGCCCCAAGGAAAACGCCAGCAGAGCCAAG GAGTACCTGAAGGGCCTCTGCAGCCCAGAACTGCAGGATGAAATCCACTACCCGCCCAAACTGCACTGCATCTTTCTGGGAGCCCAGGGCTTCTTCCTTGACTGCCTGGCCTGGAGCACGTCAGCCCATCTGGTGCCCAGGGCGCCAGGCTCACTGATGATCAGTGGCCTGACTGAAGCCTTTGTCATGGCTCAGAGCCGGGTAGAAGAGCTGGCAGAGCGGCTGAGCTGGGACTTCACGCCAGGACCATCTTCCGGAGCCTCTCAGTGTACTGGAGTGCTGAGAGACTTCTCTGCCCTGCTGCAGTCCCCGGGGGATGCCCATAGAGAGGCTCTGTTGCAGTTGCCCCTGGCTGTCCAGGAGGAGCTGCTGAGTCTGGTGCAGGAGGCGTCTAGTGGGCAGGGGCCAGGAGCACTGGCTTCTTGGGAGGGGCGGAGCTCAGCCTTGCTGGGTGCTCAGTGCCAAGGAGTGAGAGCTCCCCCTAGTGACGGCAGGGAGTCCCTGGACACTGGATCTATGGGACCCGGAGATTGCAGGGGAGCAAGGGGAGACACTTACGCtgtggagaaggagggagggaaacaggGTGGTCCCAGGGAGATGGATTGGGGGTGGAAGGAGTTGCCTGGGGAAGAGGCGTGGGAGAGAGAAGTGGCCCTCAGGCCACAGTCAGTGGGTGGAGGGGCAAGGGAGTCAGCACCCCTGAAAGGGAAGgccctggggaaggaggagatAGCTCTGGGAGGAGGAGGGTTCTGTGTCCACCGTGAGCCTCCCGGTGCCCATGGCTCCTGTCACAGGGCAGCTCAGTCCCGAGGAGCCTCCCTCCTCCAGCGGCTCCACAATGGGAATGCCTCTCCTCCGAGGGTGCCCAGCCCTCCACCTGCACCGGAACCCCCATGGCACTGTGGAGACCGGGGTGACTGCGGAGACCGGGGAGACGTGGGGGACAGGGGAGACAAGCAGCAGGGCATGGCACGGGGTCGGGGGCCTCAATGGAAACGAGGCGCCCGAGGGGGCAACTTGGTGACTGGCACACAGCGTTTCAAGGAGGCCCTGCAGGATCCTTTCACCCTGTGCCTtgccaatgtgcctggccagCCAGACCTCCGCCATATTGTCATTGACGGCAGCAACGTGGCCATGGT GCATGGCCTCCAGCACTACTTCTCCAGCCGGGGCATTGCCATTGCTGTGCAGTACTTCTGGGACCGTGGTCACCGTGACATAACTGTCTTTGTGCCTCAGTGGCGCTTCAGTAAGGATGCCAAAGTCAGAG AGAGTCACTTCCTGCAAAAGCTGTATTCCCTCAGCCTGCTCTCCCTCACACCCTCACGAGTCATGGATGGCAAGAGGATCTCCTCCTATGATGACAG GTTCATGGTGAAGCTGGCTGAAGAGACAGATGGGATAATTGTCTCCAATGACCAGTTCCGGGACCTGGCGGAGGAGTCTGAGAAGTGGATGGCAATCATCAGAGAACG CCTGCTGCCCTTTACCTTTGTGGGAAACCTCTTCATGGTACCTGATGACCCACTGGGGCGAAACGGCCCCACCCTGGATGAATTTCTGAAGAAGCCAGCCAG GACACAGGGGTCTTCTAAGGCTCAGCATCCTTCCAGGGGCTTTGCAGAACATGGTAAACAGCAgcaggggagagaagaggaaaaaggtaGTGGTGGCATTCGGAAGACCCGGGAAACAGAGCGGCTCCGGCGGCAGCTGCTGGAGGTGTTTTGGGGTCAGGATCACAAAGTGGACTTCATCCTGCAGCGGGAGCCATACTGCCGGGACATCAACCAACTGTCTGAGGCCCTGCTCAGTCTTAACTTTTGA